The window TCAGGGTCCGAGTAGTTATGGCCAGGCATGTCGAGGATGTGCCTACCACTAccagggtgatgttgttccttatgccccgggacagtatcagtatccccaggacccgtattcccAGGATGGTTATCCTCCATATTctggcggctatatgccgtatcctccagcgcCGGTAGGCggttctcagtggtatcagggaggacagttcCAGCAGGGAgagattgccactagtagtgcagggtcttcgaggcagtcgggtcagcccagtcaggggcgtggtacTCAAGGACGCGGTGTTCAGGCGAGCAGAGGTCGCGgaggacgacagcagggccaggggcgtcttcacaatatttctctgcaggacgctcagaacaactcggacttgattatgggtacgttaaatattcttggttattttgctagagtgtTAATTGATTGCGGAGCTACgcattctgtgatttctcatacatttgctcaagtgacgcaacctcgccccacacctctagggtacgatttagagttcgctatgccgagaggagagagatgtattgtagattgtgtgtacctaggatgtccagtgatagttgaGGGTGTTGTTTTgtcagctgatcttatcccgttagatattgttgactttgatgtgattctgggcacagactggttgcatttctatcgtgccaatattgattgttacgggaaaatagttacgtttcaccgtcctggactacctgtggttacttttgttggtgagcagagtggggtgagacatggcgttatttcggctttgcgagcgaaaaagttgttgtctaaaggttgccaggggtatctagctcatgtgatGTTAGATGAGGCAGCTCCTGgtagagttgaggatgtgagagtggtcagacactttccTGATATTTTCCCCGAGAATTTACCtagtttacccccagatcgagacgtggagttcactattgagttgcttccaggtactaatcctatttctttgactccttatcgtatggctcccgcggagttaagggaattgaaagttcagttgcaggaattagtggataaggggttcattcagcctagtacttcgccttggggcgctccggtattgtttgtgagaaagaaagacagaactttgaggctgtgtatcgatTATAAGCAATTGAaccgggtgacgattaaaaaccgttatccgttgccacgtattgatgacttgtttgaccagcttcgaggtgcttgtgtgttctccaagattgacttgaggtctgggtattattagctgaagattagtagggatgacgttcctaagacggcgttcaggactcgttacggtcattacgagtttctggtgatgccatttgggttgacgaatgcaccagctgcttttatggatttaatgaaccgggtattccagccatacttggatagatttgttattgtcttcatcgacaatattctggtgtattctaagtcgaaggcggagcatgttcgacatcttactttagtgttgaagaggttgagggaacaccaattgtatgctaagtttagcaagtgccagttttggttagaccaagtggcgtttttggggcacatcatttcagctcaaggtattttggtggaccctcaaaaggttgcagctgtggagagttgggagcaaccgcgaaccgtcactgaggtgagaagtttccttggtttggcggagtattatcggagattcgttaaggatttttcggtgatcgccttgccactgacgaggttaacgaggaaggatgttaaatttgagtgggatgataagtgtgaacagagtttccagcagttgaagcattgtctcactcatgcacttattttggcactcccggacgatagtggtgatttcgaggtttacatcgatgcttccttgaacggtctgggatgtgtgttgatgcagtaTGGTaaggtgattgcttatgcttcacggcagttgaaaccccgtgagttgaattaccctacgcatgatttggagttggctgccatatctttgcgttgaagttgtggagacactatctttatggagagaaatgtaagatctttacagatcacaagagtcttcagtatctttttactcagaaggaacttaatcttcgtcaacggaggtggatggagttgctcagcgattacgactgcacgattgattatcaccctggtcgtgcaaacgtagtggctgatgcacttagcaggaagtctcagggccgtatcaatgcgttgtacgctagtcgtatttcaagaagattaaaattaaaaataaaaataaaaaaaaaaaaacctggtgttagattgattattgattttagacccttaatgtgtacttaattcaaattcatattatatttttgtttttatgtttaatagaattttttttcatcaaagtttttatatttaatagataacttatttaatgttattacattaaattttaaatttattattatacaattttatttaactttctccaattaatgtacctaaacatccatatcataatatattttactaaattagtgtaccgaaatccccgtatctaaatatattatagtgaattagtgacaaataagaaaatatgtaaaaacataagtgtaccaaaaTTCCTTACCTAATTATATGATattaaactagtgtaccgaaatgtcggtacctaaatatattatactagactagtgtaccaaaatatccatacctaaacatattatattaACCCATTGAACcgaaatgttcgtacctaaatatatttttatgaatagtggtagataagaaaatatgcaaaaacataagtgtaccgaaaaatctctacgaaaatattttcttatataagatgcctaccataatgagaattaaaatttataatattttcataaaatttaaattcataaaattataaataaaaaaagaaacgtTGAATACATATGTTggcattaaatagagtctaggaactaaaattaatttttaatcttgtataaaacatttttctaaacttcatcttatttagggattaaaatctagttttctatttcAAATTTCTCACAGCATGTCTACAGTTTCTTTTGCCTATAATTTGAAAACTTGATAGTGATATGTAACAAGTTATATACTGAATTGCAGACTTGTATTGATTTTCATTATAGTGGGAGTAGGAATGTTAATTAAGTTTTTCACAATTTCGCATCTGTTTCAATCGTTTCATTTTAACCCCTCCACCCCCACCGCATAGGTACTATAACGAGATAACAAGATAACAAGCGAACTTTTGGAGACACGATTAGAAGAGAGGAATACCTTAACGAGATAACAAGCGAACttttgtttgtgaaaaagaagaagaagatatcaACTAGTTTGTTCAGCACTTAAAAAACAAGACAGTGAAAAGTCAAGTTTATGAATTTGAACGTCTGTCCTGAAGTAGTATTAATTAACCCTTTCCTTGAATTTGATGTAGTACATTCCTGAATCATCCTTCAGACTTTAGTGTctttttactctctctctctctctctctctctctctctctctgtgtagtTATAATGGTTAAACCCTTTCTCAATAATACATGTACAATCTCGATTATGCGGATGCATGACTGCATGGAAGACCGACCAGTGACTAATTAGACCCTTGAATATTTTCAAAGCTCGCTGAGGCAGCTAAAGTTAAACAAGATATATAGGTTTGGTGCTAATGAAGAAATGTACTCGAGGAGCAACATATATCTGATTTCATTAAATACTTATTATTTACATTCCTGTACACAGTGATCGGTCATAATTATGACAGTATAAGTAGGTACATAGTgaaaagagatttttcagtgatGGCAACACAGGGTGATACATTATATGtcactatataaatggtgggatatgtatgttaaaaagttaataacttaaaaaataaaaaatttcactacttatataaaaacatgtggtATACCACTCGTGTTCtggtcacaaaaaaaaaaatttctccgtAGTGACATCGATCGACCAATCATGCAACTCAGCAAGTAGCAATAGTAGTTTGTAAGTTCTAATGAGAGCTGAACACTTATCATCTTTAGTTTAGAGACATGAGGATATAAGAGATTGGGATTAACTAAGGTTGTAAGCTGATAAGGAATTTGTATAACAAGGGTTTTAGCTAAAACAATCACTATAGTGTTGAAACACTTAGAATGGATGTGAATGATAGATTTTCTCAGTGATAAGTTTAGATTGATTAGGATTGTATAATGGGAAGAGTCCTTATCAACCATCATCGTATGCAGCAGAAAACAAGGGGTCCTTGCGCTCTCTCAATCATGCAAACTAAAGAATAATTAGATCTCAGTCATTGAGCAATTGCATCCAGTTGAGGAGAGCTGCAGAAGATCTctagtttccaagagatttctTCTTTAGGTTAGTGGTTACTTTTGGTACTGTAGTTATTCTATTCCGCTGACTTTATTTATATTGATCTTACATTAGGTATCAGAGCTTTCACATACCAATTAACCCTAAGAAGAAAGCATCAAGAATTGTTTTGTGTTTCAAATCAAAgaactgatatatatatatatatatatatatatatagtacagAGAAGGATGTATGTGAACAAATGACAGCTAAAGTTGTCTGTGTTGACAAAAGTGTAATCAATACCAATATATATACATCAGTAATGGCACTAGGATTCGAAACATAGACATTGATCATCTAAAGAAGTTCAGTTGTTCATGTCTTGGATTCGAAGTGGCATAACACTTCATATATCAACGTGTGAATCAAGTCAGTTGAAAAATCATAAGGGTTTCTATTCATAACTACATAAAACTCATTTGTTGGATATGAAGGTGGTATGATTAAGAGAATTACTCGCATAATCCTCAATCTAAAATTGTTGAGTCTGTGAAGTAAAGATGGGGATTAAAGATTAATATTTTCATTCCATATCAATACAGCCATGAACCCAAGTTCCATGAACCTCTCAAGGTGTCAACTATAAGAAGTGGAAACATGATTTGGAGATAGTTTTGGGTGTCCTGGATATGGTTTGGTGTTAAGAACTGAAGAACCACCAATGCCAAATGAAGGCTGCACTTTGAGATGAAAAATGGGAGAAATCGAACAAAATATCCCTCATGATAATCAAAAGGTCCATGATTGTTCTTGGAGGCTTCTCAAAGGCAACTAATGCAAAGAAGTTCATGAAATAGATCAAAGAGAAGTGCAAAGAGTCTTTTCAGACAAAAACCGGGAACTTTATGAACTCACTGACAACCATTAGATACGATGGTGAAGGGAGTGTCCGTGAATACATTCTCAAGGATATCAACATTGTTGGGAGCTTAGAACACTTGAGGTACCCATTTCTGAAACATTTTTGGTCCATGTCATCATGAATTCCTTGCCTAATACTTATACTTAGTTAAAAGTATCCTATGATGCACTGCAAGCAAAGTGGGATGTCAATGAATTAATATCTATATGTGTGGGTGAGGAAGTGAGGATTAAGAAGGAAAGGGTTGAAAAGGAGAAGGGTGAGTCGGTGAATTTTGTTCAGGGTTATGCAAAGAATGCCAATAACTACAATTCGGATACTGTCAAAAGGAATTCTGCCAGAAACATTCCTCCCTCTAAAAAGACCTTCAAGGTTAATAACTCATCAATTTGTAAGtgttatttttgtaaaaagacAGGTGATATGAAGAGAAACTGTCCTAAATACAAGTCATAGCTTGTCAAACAAGAGGcaaagaaaggtaaaaataaaatttcaaatgtttttgcTTGTTTTAAGTCAAATTTGATTGATATACCTAGCAATGCTTGGTGGCTCCAGTTCTTCTATTCACGTTACTAATTCATTGCAAGACTTCATAACAAAGAGAACACTAAATAAGGATGAAGTCAAGGTTTCAGTTGGCAATGGAAGAACAGTTGAAGTCAAGACACTAGGGACTGTTAgattaaaattagattttggtttttgCTTGGAGCTAGAAAATGTTGTCTATGTACCTTCCATGAGAAGGAATTGGTTTCCGTTTCTAAGTTAATACTATTgggattttattttactttaaatAATATTGgcttcaatgtttttttttataaatcttCTCGTATGGGCACTAGATTTCTATGTGATGGGATgtttaaattcaaaaccaatttgATTGAAAGTATCTTTAATGTTGGAAAAGAAGTCAAAAATTCGAAAAATTCTTCAAATCTTTGGCGTAGGAGACTCGGCCacatatcaaaatgaagagtgGAACTTTTGGTTAAAAATGACATCTTGCCTCCATTGAATTtcaatgattttgatttttgcattGAATGTGTTAAGGGGAATTTGGTTAATAAACGTAAAGAGGGTTCAACTAGGAGTAAGCAACTCCTAGAAATAATACATATAGACATTTGTGGTCCATTTCCTACATAAacaattgaagaaaataaatattttattactttccTTGACGATTATTCTAGAGATTGCTACATATATTTGATCCCAGATAAATCAAAAGCCTTGGAAATgcttaaaatttataaaactgaagttgaaaatcaattggaaaagaaaattaaaatcataagGTCTAATAGAGATGGAGAATATTATGGTAGATATACACAAAATGGCAGGCATCCAGGACCATTTGCCTTGTTTTTACAAGACAATGGAATAGTGGCTCAATACACCAACCCGAGCAAAATGGGGTGACAGAGAGAAGGAATAGAACCCTAATGGATATGGTAAGAAGCATGATTTGTAGGGTTTTCTTGCCTAAATATTTATGGGGAGATGCAGTAAAAACTGCAAATTATTTGTTGAATATAGTTCCTTCAAAAGCAGTAGAAAACACTCCATTTGAATTATGGACCGGAAAGAGACCGAGCTTGAATCATTTTCACGTATGGAGATGTAAAGCAGAAGCCAAATTTTACAACCCCAGTAGTATTAAACTTGATCCCAAGACAATTAGTTGTTGCTTCATTGGTTATGCCGAGAGATCAAAAGGGTTTAAATTCGACCCTTCTAGCAATCAAGGTCCTAAATTGTTGAGACAGAGAAAACAATATTTATGGAGCACAGTCTAGCCGATGAGTCTGGAACAAATGATAATGATTTTGTGTTTGAAGATGAAATAGACACTAGCACGACTATAGAACATGCAAAGATTTCTTCTCTCAAGGCATCAATAGTGGCAACTGAATTTCCAAGGTACATGCATGATGACACAGAGGCAATTGAATTTCCAAGGCACATGCATAATGATACAAATGAAGTTGAAGGGAACGTGAATTCTGAGCAAGGAAATAAATTGGGAGCCAAATCACCGATTGATAATGATGTCAATATGAACCATGTCAATGAGCTTATGGACACCGAAGCATTACACATGCAAACACAGCAAGGGCGAGAGGGTGGCATAGTTGAAAATCAACCAATGGTCCTGAGGAAATCAACTAGGTTAAGGAGATTAACCGCCTTAGAAAATTTTGTGTACATGACTGAAGCAGCAGCCAACAACATTGATTTGTCAGAATTCGATGATCCCAAAACTTTTAAAGAAGTAGTATCAAGTATAAATGCTACCAATGGATAGAGCAATGGAAAGTGAACTGGGatcaatgaaaaataacaaagtCTAGGAGCTtgtagagaaaaaagaaaacatgaagCCAATAGGCTGCAAATAGGTATTCAAGACCAAAAGAGATTCGAAGGGAAACATAGAGAGGCACAAAGCGAGACTTGTAGCAAAAGGGCTTACTCAAAGAAGGGGAGTGGATTATAAAGAGACCTTCAGTCCTTTTTAAACAAAAGATGCATTTAGAGTTATTATGGACATCTTTGCACATTTAGATCCAGTCTTGCAGCAAATGGACGTCAAGACGGCATTCTTAAATGGTGACTTTGAAGAATGCATCTACATGAAGTAACCAGAGGGATTCATAGAAGAATGAAATCAAAACTCAGTTTGTAGATTGAAAAACCCAATATATGTTTAAAACAAGCATCAAGACAATGGTATCTCAAGCTTCATAGAGTTGTTAAAGAGAATGGCTTTGTTGAGAATCCTTCTGATAACTGCAGATACTTGAGGATCAGTGGGAGTAGCTTCATAATATTGGTcctttatgtggatgacatacaACTTGCAACGAACACAGGTAGCTTATTGGAAGAAACCAAGAAATTGCTGCAAGAAaactttgaaatgaaagaccttggagaAGCTTCGTATGTTCTTGgtattgaaattaaaagagATAGGAATAATggattgctggggttatcataAAAGGGTTACATGGACAAGGTTTTAAAAAGATTTAACATGGCTTCTTGTGGCATTATTGAAATGCCAATTTCAATGGATAACAAATAAAGCAAAGAGCAGTGTCCCAAGAGTGAGTTGAAAAGATGAAACATGGAAGACAAACCATGTACCTCTCTTGTTGAAAGCTTGATGTATGCACAAGTGTGCACAAGACTTGATATCAGTGTTCTTGGGAGGTTTCAATCTGACACAGGGGAGGCTCACTGGAATGGAGCCAAGAGGGTATTGAGGTACCTTCAAAGAACCAAGGAACATATACTTATTTACAGGAAAACTGATAAGCTTGTGTTAGAAGAGTATAGTGATTCATATTTTGCTGGATGTCCAGATGACCTTAATTCTACTTCGGGTTATATTTTCACTATGGCATGTGGTGCAGGTTCGTGGAGAAGTGTGAAGCAGGCAACAGTGGCTCTACCATGGTGGCTGAATATCTATCATGTTGTGAAACTGTCAATCAAGCTATatggttgaaaattttcattgcagGACTTAGTGTAGTGGATTCTATTTCGAGACCAATTCAAATTTATTGCGATAACAATGCAGCTATTTTCTTCAGcaagaacaacaaaaatcaTCCGCAACAAGTAATTTAGAtatcaaatatttgattgatcGAGAGAAAGTGACGGCAAGTTTGGTGAAGATTGATTACTTAGAGACCGGTTCTATGGTTGCAGATCCTTCAAACAAAGCAGTTCCAGTTGTGGTTTTCAAGAAGCATTTTGCGAAGATGGGTCTGTTAACTAGTTTTCATTATGTTAATTAGTGGGAGCAAGTAAATCCTGGAACGTGTTTTGTTATCAGTTACTAGTTCATATGATTGGTATTTATGAATAAGTATTAATAAAGTTTTCTTCATTGATAAGGTTTCCACACTAACGAAGTCTTAAAAGTTGTGTGGTTGTTTCGAAGTTTTCCCTTTAGATGCACAGCTTTAGTTATGACAGTACATGTATATTTTATTATGCATAATGGTTTTGACAATATTATGATTGGTCAGTAGGACAAACAACCAAGAGTTTCAATATGAAACATTAAGATAAATTGATCTATCGATTCTTAAGGGGACCAAGTGCAGGATGTGAGAAACTATACATCTAGAGACACATTTTACACAAAATCTTGTGGGAGTTCAATGTGTTCGTCAGTTTTGTGAATGTCATTATGGGGATTTTGTTCGACGAATTGAACAGGTTACCCCTTAGTTCTTCATGAATACTAATTAATTACCCGAACTTGTATCCGTGATTCAAGTTGGTGCTGATCTCGTGAATCAAGTGTTAGCTCTAATGGGATAATGTAAGTTCTAATGAGAGCTGAACACTTGATCATCTTTAGTTTGGAGACGTGAGGATATAAGATATTGGAATTAACTAAGGTTGTAAGCTGATAAGGAATTTGTATATTCAGCTAAAACAGTCACGATAGTGTTGAAACACTTATAATGGATGTGAATGATAGATTATTGATTAGGTTATTGATTAGGATTGTATAATTGGAAGAGTCCTTATCAATCATCATCGTATGTAGTATAAAACAAGGGGTCCCTGCGCTCTCTCAATCactcaaaataaataatactcAAATCCCATTCATTGAGCGATTGCATCCAGTTGAGGAGAGCTGCAGAAGATCCCTAGTTTCCAAGAGATGTCTTCTTCAGTTTAATGGTTACTTTTGGTACTGTGATTATTGTATTCCTCTTACTTTATTTATATTGATCTTACAGTTGTTACCATAGCTTTATGTGGGCTATACTTGGTACAGTTTCCGGGAGTTTGTCGTCAAACTTGCAACTGGTTGTTTCGCCTGGATCACAGTCAATTCTGTTATTGCCAGATTCATCATAGCAGAGGGCGACTTGGGccaaatatattaatttcttgctCTGCTTCTGCATTTGTTGATAGCATCTGATATTGACGGAATGTCCGCCAGTTTCGGACTCAATGGCCTTTGTTATCTGAT of the Pyrus communis chromosome 1, drPyrComm1.1, whole genome shotgun sequence genome contains:
- the LOC137741179 gene encoding secreted RxLR effector protein 161-like, translating into MEDKPCTSLVESLMYAQVCTRLDISVLGRFQSDTGEAHWNGAKRVLRYLQRTKEHILIYRKTDKLVLEEYSDSYFAGCPDDLNSTSGYIFTMACGAGSWRSVKQATVALPWWLNIYHVVKLSIKLYG